One stretch of Bacteroidota bacterium DNA includes these proteins:
- a CDS encoding adenylate/guanylate cyclase domain-containing protein produces the protein MNKKLIKSLIAILFAILSIGITSVLFHLEFFKSLELNAYDALLQARGVRPHTNNVVIVTIDEYTMKELDYPIPRDKYGTLLAILAQSGAQVIGVDDLFPTVRQDSISQYQNDQFLFFHAYAPNVYHAIGPFVPSEEDPGERRTVDIDAAKVLRQHSIPKHGQFNFPQATYIDERPIDTLVNLAAGIGHILIRPDSIDGIIRSVPFFVEYAGAYYPTFGAAMAFAAAQIDLQTITVEENEEGGLLVHAGQLEIPLDDQGYLPVDYAGPDDVYQQISFQEVLDAFVKRDEATLAKFKNAVVIIGPTARSIGDHNATPMSQISPNCFVHANVYDQIISAKYISQAKFDAQIMFLGIMALIVSIAAILLKLRWSLPIGILLMGGYVMFAYSTFQNTGVVYYLVEPIFALFFCFASAMSYNAATEGRQKAQIKGMFEKYVDKAVVKQILDNPSLVKLGGEEREITTLFADIEGFTSMAEKMGPTNTVGMLNSYLTEMSNIIIEHGGTIDKYIGDAIMSFWGAPLSDADQAFNSCAAAINMQRKLTALHTKWIHYGRPVVNQRIGVNTGRAVVGNMGAETRLNYTAIGDAVNLAARLEGVNKEYGTRLLMSEFTYRKVHDKVLSREMDLVVVMGKSEPVRIYELIALADEVQTDATKKFLQYYHDGLEAYKKRAWKSAIDQFNQALSIRRDDIVSNLYIQRATMFLDVPPPDDWNGVFVMTKK, from the coding sequence ATGAACAAAAAATTAATAAAGTCTCTTATCGCAATTCTGTTTGCGATCCTTTCGATTGGTATTACCAGCGTTTTATTTCACTTGGAGTTTTTCAAATCCTTGGAGTTGAATGCGTATGATGCACTGCTGCAAGCGCGAGGCGTGCGGCCACATACCAATAATGTGGTAATCGTAACGATCGATGAATACACTATGAAAGAGTTGGATTATCCGATTCCAAGAGATAAGTACGGAACTCTCCTTGCAATTCTTGCTCAAAGCGGTGCCCAAGTAATCGGCGTCGACGATCTTTTCCCGACAGTACGGCAAGATAGTATTTCACAGTATCAAAATGATCAGTTTCTGTTTTTTCACGCCTATGCTCCAAACGTCTATCATGCCATTGGTCCGTTTGTTCCGAGCGAAGAAGATCCTGGAGAACGACGAACCGTCGATATTGATGCTGCGAAAGTTTTGCGGCAGCACTCAATTCCCAAACACGGACAATTTAATTTCCCCCAAGCAACATACATTGATGAACGCCCTATCGATACACTTGTCAATTTAGCAGCAGGTATCGGACATATTCTTATTCGACCGGATTCGATTGATGGTATTATTCGTTCTGTGCCATTCTTTGTGGAATATGCCGGTGCGTATTATCCCACGTTTGGTGCAGCTATGGCGTTTGCCGCTGCGCAAATTGATCTTCAAACGATAACAGTTGAAGAGAATGAAGAAGGTGGTTTATTAGTACATGCTGGACAATTAGAAATTCCACTGGATGATCAAGGATATTTACCGGTGGATTACGCCGGACCAGATGATGTATACCAACAGATTTCATTCCAGGAAGTTTTGGATGCATTCGTGAAGAGAGATGAAGCCACTCTTGCAAAGTTTAAGAATGCTGTTGTGATTATTGGACCGACCGCTCGTTCCATCGGTGATCATAACGCAACGCCGATGTCACAAATTTCACCGAATTGTTTCGTGCATGCCAATGTGTACGACCAGATTATCAGCGCAAAATATATTTCTCAGGCAAAGTTCGATGCACAGATAATGTTCCTTGGTATTATGGCGCTGATAGTTTCGATTGCCGCAATTTTGTTAAAACTCCGCTGGAGCCTCCCGATAGGAATTTTACTGATGGGCGGTTACGTCATGTTCGCCTATTCAACATTTCAAAATACCGGCGTTGTCTATTACCTAGTTGAACCAATATTTGCCCTCTTCTTTTGTTTCGCTTCTGCCATGTCCTATAACGCTGCAACGGAAGGAAGGCAAAAAGCACAAATTAAAGGAATGTTCGAAAAGTATGTTGATAAAGCTGTTGTCAAACAAATTCTGGATAATCCCTCCTTGGTGAAATTAGGCGGTGAAGAACGCGAGATTACCACCTTATTTGCTGATATCGAAGGATTCACCAGTATGGCTGAAAAGATGGGTCCGACCAATACTGTTGGAATGTTGAATTCGTATCTTACCGAAATGTCGAATATCATTATTGAACACGGCGGAACGATCGACAAATATATTGGCGATGCCATCATGTCATTTTGGGGAGCGCCTCTTTCTGATGCAGACCAAGCATTTAACTCCTGTGCAGCGGCGATTAATATGCAGCGAAAATTGACAGCGTTGCATACTAAATGGATTCATTATGGACGCCCGGTAGTAAATCAACGAATTGGCGTTAATACTGGCCGCGCTGTTGTTGGGAATATGGGTGCCGAAACCCGATTAAATTATACGGCGATTGGCGATGCGGTAAATCTTGCTGCACGTCTTGAAGGGGTAAACAAAGAATATGGAACGCGCCTGTTGATGAGCGAGTTCACATATCGAAAAGTTCATGATAAAGTACTTTCAAGAGAAATGGATCTTGTTGTCGTGATGGGAAAATCTGAACCGGTACGAATCTATGAATTGATTGCGTTAGCTGATGAAGTACAAACAGATGCTACCAAAAAATTTCTGCAATATTATCACGATGGTTTGGAAGCGTATAAGAAACGGGCGTGGAAAAGTGCCATTGATCAATTTAATCAAGCACTTTCCATCCGTAGAGATGATATTGTTTCGAATCTCTATATTCAACGGGCAACAATGTTTTTGGATGTTCCACCTCCCGATGATTGGAACGGCGTTTTTGTGATGACGAAAAAATAA
- a CDS encoding choice-of-anchor D domain-containing protein has protein sequence MYKSIIVSTLMLGTFLFAQQPKLSSLGPKGGVITHLTGSLNDDVIFAVVRENGLYRSIDGGESWNKVTSQNFKNLTIGEITLHPRSSDTVMMATTMGLYRSTDKGFSWMLQSAFPYPTFSIKYSLANPSIMFGTDFNGVLRSNDAGKTWLPLKDNVYFGNRTAFKVAVHPSDINNIRVIVSTGFADSVGLFFSPDGGQSWKPFNKNLPTGAARRIYAMEIDTTGIGTINFRAVIGTADGMFGVQSDYADTAWQAIKKNNIPISGVITDGVLVYDKFDPTAGQNGEHKFSFFVASNASEYNGRPMPSTVQHGLFKIDSRLNSIISISPFSQPPITKVFDGLSDIMSIFVPYGKDKGKIYMGTTAGVFISNDTGNTWQHKNDGIFQTLIRNLVSVHQTPTVIPVFAGIFGGGVVRSNDEGLTWNPVNLGLTNPYVTALAVDHKKDYLYAGTAYTMYRSTNYGVLWAPVFTVDSSTIINKQEFTTGKNEMTIRISSKNPDFLLLHTKAFGLRLSTNGGSSWSLVSSPFPVDTTHVPEHFEFDPIDSLTIYYAGYGLHKSTNLGQTWIDISGNLPKSVFVPTASRNLVLTTISPTINPKNNKEILLPSVFDEQKSGPYRIFKTINGGTIWDSLIVPAYDVIYDSFDDKKLIATGPYGVFGSEDGGLSWKNFSDSLQASWYTLINAHATNQNIFYIGSENGAHKLEFTGSPSLKIDTTDYYFGSLLAGKDSIQTILMSNKNGTRKVTVQFSMLTDSVTFRYPGPRQFEILPGDEVKLPVRFVSLLSGSHTAKLIFVSNDNLLPEIVFNLFGHTFTRDAFDKFVFDFGSVTVGKDSVLNIPIDNSEGIKSLGISYLGKVGDTISFSYLSAISLTVDSGKSATVAIKFAPRTVGEKTAYIRFSTTDARFPLIQYRLKGVGVAKNFMSRKILIDSSVGFSTSSGVNIADYYKILTLSLRRADIAVQYQKSGSFESYNALVYVQPDAPPPSEMVDSLQRYVNNGGTLVLVGDYGAKGNQHLTTFLEDSGWSKKYNSKTGIRFNTDLLLDSMFTNPDNAGIVIAKPFKSHLYTYSVDSVVMFLPGSLSVDTSLRYVEPLLTAKSKTLFSVNLSDTSAKAISNAYIAAVSKIGKGKIIALSDYDIWWNGIPDDTTKPLGVFGGKNLQFAFNIFGLVDNLLALLEPTPQEAYEMISIPYAFTDSSVEALFKDLGKPNKLLWRMFGHYDQRTGYAEFPDDFKTVRRGEGYWLIAKNPVSMNLGTTTVQATEEDFEIVLHPGYNMIGNPFPYKVSWKNSFRSDSVENVIWSYHDGKYDSITQNMDAYHGYWVKNRGKLPKIIRINSLLVTENSNIPKKQDWHDELLQNEWKLQLSARTAKTADDKNFIGVLNTSVDGLDENDFSEPPTAPEHSISISIKNTEGRLAADYRAFNAEGNFWDIEVISSEPNIPVSILLSKFGAIKPDFKTYLLDNKQERVYDMSNSNEYSLKLEKNEKIRSFRLIVGSQNFVEKNTNGIPIIPLAYALSQNYPNPFNPTTSIQYSVSHSGMVMLEIFNVLGQKVKTVVNGFKPIGSYIVQWDGNDNLHKSVASGIYYYRLKVNEFSSVKKMTFIK, from the coding sequence ATGTATAAAAGCATAATTGTATCAACCTTGATGTTGGGCACGTTCCTTTTTGCTCAGCAGCCTAAACTTTCTTCTCTCGGACCCAAGGGTGGGGTGATTACACATCTTACTGGTTCTCTCAATGACGATGTTATTTTTGCCGTTGTGAGAGAAAATGGATTATACCGTTCCATTGATGGTGGAGAGAGTTGGAATAAAGTAACCTCGCAGAATTTTAAGAATCTGACTATCGGTGAGATTACCTTGCACCCTAGATCTTCCGATACTGTCATGATGGCCACAACCATGGGGCTCTATCGGAGTACTGATAAGGGATTTTCATGGATGCTTCAATCAGCTTTTCCCTATCCGACCTTTAGCATTAAATACTCTCTTGCCAATCCCTCAATTATGTTTGGTACTGATTTCAACGGAGTACTTCGGTCGAACGATGCAGGAAAGACATGGCTTCCTCTTAAAGACAATGTCTATTTTGGAAATCGCACAGCATTTAAAGTGGCTGTCCATCCGTCCGATATCAATAATATCCGGGTGATCGTTTCCACGGGGTTTGCCGATTCTGTTGGTTTATTTTTCTCTCCGGATGGCGGTCAATCATGGAAACCGTTCAATAAGAATTTACCGACAGGTGCGGCACGCAGGATCTATGCGATGGAAATTGATACGACGGGAATAGGCACCATCAATTTTAGAGCTGTCATAGGAACCGCTGACGGAATGTTTGGTGTACAATCAGATTATGCAGATACGGCATGGCAGGCGATTAAAAAAAATAATATTCCCATCTCCGGTGTCATTACCGACGGGGTTCTTGTCTATGATAAATTTGATCCAACGGCCGGACAAAATGGTGAACATAAATTTTCGTTCTTTGTTGCTTCTAATGCTTCGGAATATAACGGCAGACCAATGCCGAGTACCGTTCAGCATGGCCTTTTTAAGATAGATTCCAGACTCAACAGCATTATCTCAATCAGTCCATTCAGCCAGCCGCCGATCACCAAAGTTTTCGATGGATTGTCCGACATTATGTCCATTTTTGTTCCGTATGGAAAAGATAAAGGAAAGATATACATGGGAACAACTGCCGGTGTTTTTATCAGCAACGATACCGGAAACACGTGGCAACATAAGAACGATGGAATTTTTCAAACACTCATTCGTAATCTCGTATCGGTGCACCAGACGCCGACGGTTATACCTGTCTTTGCTGGGATCTTCGGCGGCGGTGTCGTGCGTTCCAATGATGAAGGACTTACCTGGAATCCGGTGAATCTCGGATTGACAAATCCATACGTTACTGCATTGGCCGTTGATCATAAAAAGGATTATCTCTACGCAGGAACTGCTTATACAATGTATCGAAGCACAAATTACGGTGTGCTTTGGGCACCAGTCTTTACAGTCGATTCATCCACTATTATCAACAAGCAAGAATTTACTACTGGTAAAAATGAGATGACTATTCGAATCTCATCAAAAAATCCAGACTTTCTTTTATTGCACACGAAAGCATTTGGATTAAGACTTTCCACAAATGGAGGGAGTTCGTGGTCTCTAGTTTCTTCACCATTTCCGGTAGATACAACGCATGTTCCTGAACATTTTGAATTTGACCCGATTGACAGCTTAACAATCTATTATGCAGGATATGGTCTACATAAATCGACAAATCTTGGTCAGACCTGGATCGATATTTCTGGTAATTTGCCGAAATCCGTTTTTGTTCCCACCGCTTCTAGAAATTTAGTGTTAACGACAATCAGTCCAACAATTAATCCCAAAAATAACAAGGAAATATTACTTCCATCCGTTTTCGATGAACAAAAAAGTGGTCCGTACCGAATATTCAAAACAATAAATGGAGGTACAATTTGGGATTCTCTTATTGTCCCTGCCTATGATGTTATCTACGATTCGTTCGACGATAAAAAACTCATTGCGACAGGACCATATGGTGTCTTTGGGAGCGAAGATGGTGGTCTTTCGTGGAAGAATTTTTCCGATTCCCTTCAAGCAAGCTGGTACACGCTGATTAATGCCCACGCAACGAATCAAAATATCTTTTATATCGGCAGCGAGAATGGTGCACACAAATTGGAATTTACGGGATCTCCCAGTCTAAAAATTGATACCACAGATTATTATTTTGGAAGTTTATTGGCCGGGAAAGATTCAATTCAAACGATTTTGATGAGCAATAAAAATGGAACCAGAAAGGTAACGGTTCAATTTTCAATGTTAACCGATTCAGTAACATTTCGTTATCCAGGTCCTCGTCAGTTTGAAATACTACCAGGTGATGAAGTGAAACTTCCTGTTCGGTTCGTATCTCTTTTGTCAGGTTCTCATACCGCTAAACTTATTTTTGTCAGCAACGATAATCTTTTACCTGAAATAGTATTCAATCTTTTCGGTCATACATTTACACGAGATGCATTCGACAAATTTGTGTTTGACTTTGGATCGGTCACAGTGGGAAAAGATTCTGTGCTCAATATTCCGATCGATAATAGTGAAGGAATAAAATCTCTTGGTATATCTTATCTTGGCAAAGTCGGGGATACCATATCGTTCTCATATTTAAGTGCAATATCACTGACTGTCGACAGTGGCAAGAGCGCAACAGTGGCGATTAAGTTTGCTCCTCGTACAGTAGGTGAAAAAACAGCATACATTCGTTTCTCAACGACTGATGCACGCTTTCCGCTGATTCAATATCGTCTGAAGGGTGTTGGTGTTGCGAAGAATTTTATGTCGAGAAAAATTCTGATCGATTCATCCGTTGGTTTTTCTACCAGCAGCGGTGTCAATATTGCCGATTATTATAAGATCCTGACGCTAAGCTTGCGGCGTGCTGATATTGCAGTGCAGTATCAAAAAAGCGGATCGTTTGAAAGTTATAACGCTCTTGTGTATGTGCAGCCGGATGCTCCCCCGCCTTCCGAGATGGTCGATTCGCTGCAGCGTTATGTGAACAATGGTGGCACTCTAGTATTGGTTGGAGATTACGGAGCGAAGGGGAATCAACACTTAACAACATTTCTTGAAGATTCCGGTTGGTCAAAAAAATATAATTCAAAAACGGGAATACGATTCAACACAGATTTACTTCTCGATTCCATGTTTACTAATCCGGATAATGCCGGTATTGTTATTGCTAAGCCGTTCAAATCCCATCTCTATACTTATAGTGTCGACAGTGTCGTAATGTTTCTGCCAGGAAGTCTATCCGTCGATACAAGTCTGCGCTATGTAGAGCCGTTGCTCACCGCAAAATCAAAGACGCTTTTCTCTGTGAATCTTTCCGACACAAGCGCAAAAGCAATCTCGAACGCATACATCGCTGCCGTATCAAAGATTGGAAAAGGGAAAATTATTGCTCTTTCGGATTACGATATCTGGTGGAACGGAATTCCGGATGATACAACAAAACCATTGGGAGTATTCGGCGGAAAGAATTTACAATTTGCATTCAATATTTTTGGTTTGGTAGACAATCTTCTTGCACTGTTAGAACCGACTCCACAGGAAGCGTATGAGATGATCAGTATTCCATATGCATTTACTGATTCGAGTGTTGAAGCTCTGTTCAAAGATCTCGGAAAACCGAATAAACTACTCTGGAGAATGTTCGGACATTATGATCAACGGACCGGATATGCCGAATTTCCGGATGACTTTAAAACTGTCCGACGTGGTGAAGGGTACTGGTTGATTGCCAAGAATCCGGTCAGCATGAATTTGGGGACAACAACCGTTCAAGCTACGGAAGAAGATTTTGAAATCGTATTGCATCCTGGATATAATATGATCGGTAATCCGTTCCCGTATAAAGTCAGCTGGAAAAATTCATTCCGGAGCGACAGCGTTGAGAATGTGATATGGTCTTATCATGACGGTAAGTATGACTCAATCACTCAGAATATGGACGCGTACCATGGCTATTGGGTAAAGAATAGGGGAAAACTTCCGAAGATTATTCGGATCAATTCTCTGCTCGTAACTGAAAATAGCAATATACCTAAGAAGCAAGATTGGCATGATGAATTACTACAGAATGAATGGAAGTTACAGCTTTCCGCAAGGACAGCAAAAACAGCTGATGATAAAAACTTTATCGGAGTGCTCAACACATCGGTCGATGGACTTGATGAAAATGATTTTTCGGAACCACCGACTGCTCCGGAGCATTCTATAAGCATTTCAATCAAGAATACGGAAGGACGGTTGGCTGCGGATTACAGAGCATTCAATGCAGAGGGAAATTTTTGGGATATTGAAGTCATATCCAGTGAACCAAATATACCGGTATCCATACTATTATCAAAGTTTGGTGCGATAAAACCTGATTTCAAAACATATTTGCTTGATAATAAACAAGAACGTGTGTATGATATGTCCAATTCGAATGAATATTCATTAAAATTAGAGAAAAATGAGAAGATTCGTTCATTCAGACTTATTGTTGGCAGTCAAAATTTTGTAGAAAAGAATACGAATGGTATTCCAATTATTCCATTAGCGTACGCTCTGTCACAAAATTATCCAAATCCCTTCAATCCAACTACGTCGATACAGTATTCCGTGTCACACAGTGGAATGGTAATGTTAGAAATATTCAATGTTTTAGGGCAAAAAGTTAAAACGGTTGTCAATGGATTTAAACCGATAGGTTCATATATTGTGCAGTGGGATGGTAACGATAATCTTCACAAATCGGTTGCAAGCGGTATCTACTATTATAGATTGAAGGTTAACGAATTCTCGTCGGTCAAAAAGATGACCTTCATCAAATAA
- a CDS encoding CsgG/HfaB family protein, translating to MKQKHVLFGLLMLCAVVLNSVVFVQQAYASDPKTIAVLYFENNSVVDKDKLDPLKKGLADMMITEMTKIKGIKVVERQRIQSIIEELNLNETDMVDKTTTQKMGKLLGAKVMLFGGFSNLFNDQLRIDVRIVRTETGETLKAEQETGELDEFLTMLQLLVKKIASDLEVKMTSEDENRLEASKDGNFEGYITYAQALNFEDQGKKYEKQGKKSDAKSSYESAKSMYQKAWDESDGYEPAKQKVEEMTTVISKLK from the coding sequence ATGAAACAGAAACATGTACTCTTTGGTTTGCTAATGCTATGCGCTGTTGTGTTGAACAGTGTTGTGTTTGTTCAACAAGCGTACGCGAGCGATCCCAAAACTATTGCAGTTCTGTATTTTGAAAACAATAGCGTTGTCGATAAAGACAAACTTGATCCGTTGAAGAAGGGATTGGCGGATATGATGATCACAGAGATGACTAAGATTAAAGGGATCAAAGTTGTTGAACGTCAGCGAATTCAATCAATCATTGAAGAACTGAACCTGAATGAGACCGATATGGTCGATAAAACAACCACGCAGAAAATGGGAAAACTGCTCGGCGCGAAAGTGATGCTCTTTGGTGGATTTTCCAACCTGTTCAATGATCAGCTTCGGATTGATGTTCGAATTGTTCGAACAGAAACAGGAGAGACATTAAAAGCGGAACAAGAAACCGGTGAACTGGACGAGTTTCTTACCATGTTGCAGCTTCTCGTGAAAAAAATCGCGAGCGATTTGGAAGTGAAAATGACTTCCGAGGATGAAAATAGACTTGAGGCATCGAAAGACGGTAATTTTGAAGGATATATTACCTATGCCCAAGCTTTAAATTTTGAGGATCAAGGAAAGAAGTACGAGAAACAAGGAAAAAAATCCGATGCGAAATCGTCATACGAGAGTGCAAAATCGATGTACCAAAAAGCATGGGATGAATCCGACGGTTATGAACCTGCCAAACAAAAGGTTGAAGAAATGACCACTGTAATATCGAAATTGAAATAA
- a CDS encoding succinate dehydrogenase cytochrome b subunit, whose product MNPFFRFINSSVGKKVLMSLTGIFLSVFLVEHLAGNLLLLKQDGGQAFNDYAKFMGGNPIVRILEVGLLGFVLLHIINGIRLWLSNRSARDKSYDAYKLDENTTFQSRMMKLSAALVLLFLIIHLRKFWISARFLDEHDIASIVYYTFQQPVYVIFYLFSLFVLGFHLRHGFQSAFQTLGLKTTKYHSLIEFVAVLFWLVVPIGFAIIPIYIYFFSGSPVAFVQ is encoded by the coding sequence ATGAATCCTTTCTTCAGATTTATCAATTCTTCGGTCGGCAAAAAAGTCCTTATGAGTCTGACCGGAATCTTCCTTTCTGTCTTTTTAGTCGAACATCTTGCTGGCAATCTTTTGCTTTTGAAGCAAGATGGGGGACAAGCCTTCAATGATTATGCGAAATTTATGGGAGGGAACCCCATTGTCCGAATTTTAGAGGTCGGTTTGCTCGGCTTTGTACTGTTGCATATTATCAATGGTATCCGTTTGTGGTTGAGCAATCGAAGTGCGCGGGACAAAAGTTACGATGCGTATAAATTGGATGAGAATACCACATTCCAATCTCGCATGATGAAATTATCGGCTGCTCTGGTGTTATTATTTCTGATTATCCATTTACGCAAATTTTGGATATCCGCCCGCTTCTTAGATGAACATGATATCGCATCGATTGTATACTATACATTTCAACAACCTGTGTATGTGATATTTTATCTCTTCTCATTGTTTGTTCTCGGTTTCCATCTTCGTCATGGTTTTCAATCTGCATTTCAGACATTAGGACTCAAAACGACGAAATATCATTCCTTGATTGAATTTGTTGCAGTATTATTCTGGCTTGTTGTTCCAATCGGTTTCGCGATTATCCCGATATACATCTATTTTTTTAGCGGAAGCCCGGTCGCTTTCGTTCAATAA
- a CDS encoding fumarate reductase/succinate dehydrogenase flavoprotein subunit — protein MTLNSKIPEGPLEKKWSNHKFNMKLVNPANRRKYKIIVVGTGLAGSSVAATLGELGYNVHAFCYHESPRRAHSIAAQGGINAPKNYANDGDSVYRLFYDTIKGGDYRAREANVYRLAEVSGLIIDQCVAQGVPFARDYAGYLDNRSFGGAQVSRTFYARGQTGQQLLLGAYAALNRQIDNKSVKFYDRREMLDVVIIDGKARGIVARNLISGKIESYTADAVVLATGGYGNVFFLSTNAKASNATAAWRAHKKGALFGNPCFTQIHPTCIPVSGEHQSKLTLMSESLRNDGRVWVPKKKGDTRNAKDIPENERDYYLERLYPSFGNLVPRDVASRRAKEMCDNGYGVGASKMAVYLDFADAIKRLGREAVFQKYGNLLDMYKQITGEDPYKVPMRIYPAVHYTMGGLWVDYNLMSTIPGLFVLGEANFSDHGANRLGASALMQGLADGYFIAPYTISDYLASNKFVPVKEENKEFKEAEDSVTATINKLLSIDGTKTVDEFHREYGKVMWDYVGMGRTKEGLQKALKLLPEIRQKFWKEVKITGNAHDINTELEKAQRVADFMELGELIAVDALHREESCGGHFREEFQTEEGEAKRNDKKFSYVAAWEYTGKPGKPKLNKEPLEFEEVHPSQRSYK, from the coding sequence ATGACACTCAACTCAAAAATTCCCGAAGGACCATTAGAGAAAAAATGGTCAAATCATAAATTCAACATGAAGCTGGTTAATCCGGCCAATCGACGGAAATATAAAATTATCGTCGTTGGAACAGGGCTTGCCGGTTCATCGGTAGCAGCAACGCTTGGTGAACTTGGATATAATGTGCATGCTTTCTGTTATCATGAATCTCCTCGCCGCGCTCATAGTATTGCAGCACAAGGAGGCATTAACGCTCCGAAGAATTATGCCAATGATGGTGACAGCGTTTACCGTCTGTTTTACGATACGATTAAAGGGGGAGATTACCGGGCACGCGAAGCGAATGTATACAGATTGGCGGAAGTGAGTGGATTAATCATCGATCAATGCGTTGCCCAAGGTGTTCCATTTGCCAGAGATTATGCCGGTTATTTGGATAATCGTTCTTTTGGCGGTGCTCAGGTATCCAGAACATTTTATGCCCGTGGTCAAACAGGACAGCAGTTGCTTTTAGGTGCATATGCAGCCCTGAATCGACAGATTGACAACAAAAGCGTAAAATTTTATGACCGACGTGAAATGCTGGATGTTGTGATTATTGACGGAAAAGCACGAGGTATTGTCGCACGAAATCTTATCAGCGGAAAAATTGAATCGTACACGGCAGATGCTGTGGTGCTTGCCACCGGTGGTTATGGAAATGTCTTTTTCCTCTCCACAAATGCTAAAGCAAGCAACGCAACAGCGGCATGGCGTGCGCATAAAAAAGGAGCACTGTTCGGAAATCCTTGCTTCACGCAGATCCATCCTACATGCATACCGGTTTCTGGAGAGCATCAATCAAAATTGACACTGATGAGCGAAAGTCTTCGGAATGATGGCCGGGTATGGGTACCGAAAAAGAAAGGGGATACACGAAATGCGAAAGATATTCCTGAAAACGAACGCGATTATTATTTAGAGCGATTATATCCTTCCTTTGGTAATTTGGTTCCTCGTGATGTTGCCTCGCGTCGTGCAAAAGAAATGTGCGATAACGGTTACGGCGTTGGTGCTTCGAAGATGGCAGTTTATCTTGACTTTGCCGATGCTATCAAACGATTAGGACGTGAAGCGGTATTCCAAAAGTACGGAAATCTATTGGATATGTATAAACAGATTACGGGTGAAGATCCTTACAAAGTACCAATGCGAATTTATCCCGCCGTCCATTATACAATGGGTGGATTGTGGGTCGATTATAATTTGATGAGCACAATTCCCGGATTATTTGTGCTTGGCGAAGCGAACTTCTCCGACCATGGTGCAAACCGACTCGGCGCCAGCGCACTGATGCAAGGACTTGCGGATGGATACTTCATTGCTCCCTATACGATCAGTGATTATCTTGCCAGCAATAAATTTGTACCGGTAAAAGAAGAAAATAAGGAATTTAAAGAAGCTGAAGATTCTGTCACAGCGACAATCAATAAATTGTTGAGTATTGACGGGACGAAGACTGTTGATGAATTCCATCGCGAGTACGGTAAAGTGATGTGGGATTATGTCGGTATGGGACGTACCAAAGAAGGTTTGCAGAAAGCATTAAAACTCCTTCCTGAGATCCGCCAAAAATTCTGGAAGGAAGTGAAGATCACCGGCAATGCGCACGATATCAACACGGAACTGGAAAAAGCGCAGCGTGTTGCGGATTTCATGGAGCTTGGCGAGTTGATTGCCGTTGATGCATTGCATCGTGAAGAATCATGCGGCGGCCATTTCCGCGAAGAGTTTCAGACGGAAGAGGGAGAAGCAAAACGGAATGATAAGAAGTTTTCGTATGTTGCTGCTTGGGAATATACCGGAAAACCTGGGAAACCGAAATTGAATAAAGAACCATTAGAGTTTGAAGAAGTACATCCGTCACAACGGAGTTACAAATAA